The DNA window GTACAACGAGTAAGGTTTATTCGTCGCGGGGTTTTTCGTCGTTGTGATCGCTCGTGACATACCAGCGAAAAATACGGACACTTCGGCAAATACTTTTTGTACTGACTCCGAAAGCGGGGTGTTGGCATCAATGGTACTAGCCATCATGATGTTGCCCGTTTCATTAAAGATATAATATTTTTTTGCTTCGATGTTGTTTGGATTTTTTACTGCTGGCTTCAGCGGTACCGTTTGGTCAGATGTTGCCATAATCATTCCTTTTTCTGCGGTGAATTTAGATGTTTAAGTTATTTATTTTATTAATCAAGGGTTTAAGGTGTTTTTATTTCTTTTTTCTACATTGGCTGAATGACTAAAAGAATTCTAGGTCAGCTGTGACTCGCCGTTATTGAGCAAATGTGAGTAATTTCTTTGTTAATATAGTTAATGATTTAGTTTCATTCTAGTTACACAGTCTTACAGTTTTAATTTATTGTTTTATAGGGATAACCTATGCAGTTTATTTGGGTCTTTAAATTTTTGTACTTAAATTCCCCCAAGTATTCGCAATTTATGTGTTTTTATTGTTAAATGTCTTGGCGCGATTTTAGGTGCGCTAACATTTTTTTAGGGAATAAAAATGAAAAAAACACTTCTTGCGCTTTGCGCATTAGGAATGACAAATCTTACTTTTGCAGACGTTGCTAACGAATATGGCGAAACGCAAAGCCTGCTCGTCAATGAAGATGTTAAAACGCTTCATATCGTTGATATTAATGCTGATAATCGTAAAGACTTAGTGTGGGTCACTTCAGATGGCAGTGTTAAGTACAAACTACGCAATAATGATGCGAAAGCAACGTTAGATACCTTACCGGGTACGCGTTGGCGTTTAGAGTATGCGAACGATAAAGGATTGAAGTTTATTGATTTTACTCAAAATGGTGGTGTGATTACCGTTAATGGTCGCTATTTTTTCAAAATTACAGAGTTAATGATGACAGAAAATGGCGAATTATCATTTTGTACATCTAAATCGGAAGGTTTGAATCGTACCGACTGTGGTTGGAACTATCGTGTAACCGATATTCTACCAAATATGATGAAAGGGACTGATGATGACACTGGCTGGGATTGGGTCGCCTATAGATTAGTTCAATAAGCAACTGTACTGTTCAATAAAAAAGGCCGGTTCATGACCAGCCTTTTTTTATTCATTTGGTTATTACAGGCCAGCAGCTGCGCGTAACGCATCCGCTTTGTCTGTTTTTTCCCAGCTGAATGCAGTGAACGTATCATTGCCCACCGTCATTTCAAACGGTTCGCGACCAAAGTGGCCGTACGCAGCAGTCATTTGGTACATTGGGTGAAGAAGGTCAAGCATCTTCGTAATACCATATGGGCGTAAATCAAAGTGCTCACGTACCAGTTCTACTAATTTATCTTCAGACACTTTACCTGTTCCGAATGTTTCAATAGAGATTGATGTTGGCTCTGCCACACCGATAGCGTAAGAAACTTGAATTTCACATTTGTCTGCAAGGCCTGCAGCTACGATGTTTTTAGCAACGTAACGGCCTGCATATGCTGCAGAACGGTCAACTTTAGATGGATCTTTACCTGAGAACGCACCACCACCGTGACGAGCCATACCGCCGTATGTATCTACAATAATTTTACGACCGGTCAAACCACAGTCGCCTACTGGACCACCAATAACAAAACGGCCAGTTGGGTTAATGAAATATTTCGTATTTTCAGTTAACAACTCTGCAGGAAGCGTGTGCTTGATAATGTTTTCCATTACTGCGTTGACTAAGTCTTCTTGCTTGATGTCTGGGTTGTGTTGAGTTGAAAGTACCACGGCGTCAATTGCGACTGGTTTACCATCTTCATAGATAAACGTTACTTGAGATTTCGCATCTGGACGTAACCAAGGAAGAATACCAGACTTACGCGCTTCAGCTTGACGCTCTACGAGACGGTGTGAATAGTAGATTGGCGCAGGCATAAGAGTCGGTGTTTCGTTTGTCGCATAACCGAACATAAGACCTTGGTCACCAGCACCTTGTTCTTCAGGCTTTGAACGGTCAACGCCTTGCGCGATTTCAGGTGATTGTTGACCGATTAGGTTCATGATGCCGCATGTATCGCCATCAAAACCAACGAATGAAGATGTGTAGCCGATGTCGGTGATTACTTTACGTGTAATTGACTCAAGATCGACCCATGCGTTTGTTGTTACTTCACCTGAGATGATAGCAACACCAGTTTTAACCATTGTTTCACAGGCTACGCGCGCGTGTTTGTCTTGTGCAATAATCGCATCCAAAACCGCATCAGAAATTTGATCTGCGATTTTATCCGGATGTCCCTCAGAAACTGATTCAGAAGTGAATAAATGTCTTGCCATTGTATTTAAGCTCACAATTATTTTTGCGCTCACAAACTACGTTAACAGCGCACCAACGAAAATTAAGGGCGTCATTTTATCGAAAAGCATTGCGGTTGCCTAGTTTTTTTACGCCTAGACGTCCGTGTTGCATTAATTTTTTTCAAGTAACTAAAACTGGTTACAAAATTCAAGCTTGTTCCTATTTTTTCTTATTATTAAGCGTTGCAGGACTGGCTCCAATAAGTAAAAATGGGGTTCAATTTACCCGCGCAGAACTATTAATCTAGGAGAATTCATGCCATCTCGCAAAGAACTCGCGAATGCGATCCGCGTTTTGTCGATGGACGCAGTACAAAAAGCTAAATCAGGTCACCCAGGCGCCCCTATGGGCATGGCGGATATCGCCGAAGTCCTTTGGCGCGATTATCTAAAGCACAATCCAAATAACCCTGATTGGTATGACCGTGACCGCTTTGTGCTGTCAAATGGCCATGGATCAATGCTGATTTATTCTTTGCTACACCTTGCAGGTTACGATTTGTCGATTGATGACTTGAAGAATTTTCGTCAACTTCACTCAAAAACACCAGGTCACCCAGAGTATGGTTATGCGCCAGGGATTGAAACTACGACAGGTCCTCTAGGTCAAGGCATCACTAATGCTGTTGGTATGGCTATCGCTGAAAAAGCGCTTGCAGCCCAATTTAACCGCGGCGAATATAACATTGTTGATCACCACACTTATGCATTTTTAGGTGATGGCTGTTTGATGGAAGGTATCTCTCACGAAGCGTGTTCACTCGCGGGAACACTAGGTCTTGGTAAGCTTATCGCATTTTGGGATGACAATGGCATTTCAATCGATGGTCACGTGGAAGGTTGGTTTACCGATGACACAGTAAAGCGTTTTGAGTCTTACGGTTGGCATGTTATCGGTGGTGTTGATGGGCATGACAGTGATGCTATTAAAGCAGCTATCGAAGCGGCTCGTGCAGAAACGGAGAGACCTACACTAATCTGTTGTAAAACAGTGATTGGCTACGGCTCGCCAAATAAGTCAGGCAGTCACGATTGTCACGGTGCACCGCTTGGCGATGAAGAAATTGCAGCAGCACGTGAGTTCTTAGGTTGGAAACACCCGGCATTTGAAATTCCAGAAGACGTGTATGCAAAATGGGATGCAACGTCACGCGGACAGCAAGCGCAAAGTCATTGGTTAATTAAATTTACTCAATATCAACTTGAGTATCCAGAGCTTGCTGCTGAATTTGAACGCCGTATGAAGAATGAACTTCCAGTAGACTGGAAAGAAAAGTCGGATGCATACATTGCGTCATTGCAAGCAAACCCTGCAAACCCTGCAACGCGTAAAGCGTCACAAAATGCGCTAAATGCGTTTGGTCCATTACTGCCAGAGTTTATGGGCGGTTCTGCAGACTTGGCGGGCTCAAACCTTACCTTATGGGATGGCTCTAAAGGCCTTACTGCTGGTGATGCGTCAGGCAACTACGTGTTCTACGGTGTACGTGAATTTGGTATGTCGGCGATCATGAATGGTATTGCACTTCATAAAGGTTTTATCCCATACGGTGCTACATTCCTAATGTTCATGGAGTATGCGCGTAATGCAGTTCGTATGGCTGCTTTAATGAAACAACCGAGCATTTTCGTTTACACGCACGATTCAATCGGATTAGGTGAAGATGGTCCAACGCACCAACCTGTAGAGCAAATCGCAAGTATGCGTATGACGCCAAATCTTATTAATTGGCGTCCATGTGACCAAGTTGAGTCAGCGGTTGCGTGGCAACAGGCG is part of the Pseudoalteromonas xiamenensis genome and encodes:
- the tkt gene encoding transketolase, with amino-acid sequence MPSRKELANAIRVLSMDAVQKAKSGHPGAPMGMADIAEVLWRDYLKHNPNNPDWYDRDRFVLSNGHGSMLIYSLLHLAGYDLSIDDLKNFRQLHSKTPGHPEYGYAPGIETTTGPLGQGITNAVGMAIAEKALAAQFNRGEYNIVDHHTYAFLGDGCLMEGISHEACSLAGTLGLGKLIAFWDDNGISIDGHVEGWFTDDTVKRFESYGWHVIGGVDGHDSDAIKAAIEAARAETERPTLICCKTVIGYGSPNKSGSHDCHGAPLGDEEIAAAREFLGWKHPAFEIPEDVYAKWDATSRGQQAQSHWLIKFTQYQLEYPELAAEFERRMKNELPVDWKEKSDAYIASLQANPANPATRKASQNALNAFGPLLPEFMGGSADLAGSNLTLWDGSKGLTAGDASGNYVFYGVREFGMSAIMNGIALHKGFIPYGATFLMFMEYARNAVRMAALMKQPSIFVYTHDSIGLGEDGPTHQPVEQIASMRMTPNLINWRPCDQVESAVAWQQAIERKDGPTSLIFSRQNLEQQARTDEQVAAIKRGGYVLSCDGSPEIILIATGSEVQLAVDAAEVLRGKGKNVRVVSMPSTDAFDAQSAEYQESVLPRSITRRVAIEAGISDFWYKYVGLNGAIVGMTTFGESAPAGELFKLFGFTVENVVEKAEALF
- the metK gene encoding methionine adenosyltransferase; protein product: MARHLFTSESVSEGHPDKIADQISDAVLDAIIAQDKHARVACETMVKTGVAIISGEVTTNAWVDLESITRKVITDIGYTSSFVGFDGDTCGIMNLIGQQSPEIAQGVDRSKPEEQGAGDQGLMFGYATNETPTLMPAPIYYSHRLVERQAEARKSGILPWLRPDAKSQVTFIYEDGKPVAIDAVVLSTQHNPDIKQEDLVNAVMENIIKHTLPAELLTENTKYFINPTGRFVIGGPVGDCGLTGRKIIVDTYGGMARHGGGAFSGKDPSKVDRSAAYAGRYVAKNIVAAGLADKCEIQVSYAIGVAEPTSISIETFGTGKVSEDKLVELVREHFDLRPYGITKMLDLLHPMYQMTAAYGHFGREPFEMTVGNDTFTAFSWEKTDKADALRAAAGL